The following coding sequences are from one Xiphophorus couchianus chromosome 22, X_couchianus-1.0, whole genome shotgun sequence window:
- the atl2 gene encoding atlastin-2 isoform X3, with product MATASGPRNRNHFGCNSKRRLEDEGFKDMEDGPIIRRSQRPPPAQPKDQPDGFNIKTITPESYQTDSISPSQDEGIGEPAAEERPGPVQIVRASESKCIFELDAAALEKILLQDHVKDLNVVVVSVAGAFRKGKSFLLDFMLRYMYNQHSDTWIGGDHEPLIGFKWRGGSERETTGIQVWSDVFVVDKPDGNKVAVLLVDTQGAFDSQSTLKDSATVFALSTMTSSVQVYNLSHNIQEDDLQHLQLFTEYGRLAMEETESKPFQSLMFLIRDWSSPYEYVYGLKGGQAFLQKRLQVKNCQHEELQNVRKHIDSCFSKISCFLLPHPGLKVATNPKFDGRLKDIEDDFKTLLAELMPVLLAPDQLVEKQIGGCKITCRDLVEYFKAYIKIYQGDELPHPKSMLQATAEANNLTAVAGAKDLYSKSMEKVCGGDRPYMAPADLESCHEAFSKDSVKFFRSIKKMGGEEFCQRYQDRLESELKEAYTNFSKHNEGKNIFYAARTPATLFVVMFFTYVLSGVTGFIGLSVIAALANMVLGVALLLLCIWAYVKYSGEFREAGILIDQLAEALWEQRTVRKVISKLLEPVRSHLAWPLSLLPSLPSGATLGLKALVPLNNNYKKTN from the exons ATGGCGACGGCGAGCGGGCCGAGGAATAGAAATCACTTCGGTTGCAACTCCAAACGCCGACTCGAAGACGAAG GGTTTAAAGACATGGAAGATGGCCCGATCATTCGCCGCAGTCAGAGGCCTCCTCCAGCGCAGCCAAAAGACCAGCCGGACGGGTTTAACATCAAGACCATTACCCCAGAGTCCTATCAGACCGACAGCATCAGTCCTTCACAAGATGAAGGGATTGGGGAG CCTGCTGCGGAGGAAAGGCCGGGGCCCGTCCAGATCGTCCGAGCCAGCGAGAGCAAGTGCATCTTTGAGCTGGACGCTGCTGCGCTCGAGAAGATCCTGCTGCAGGACCATGTGAAGGACCTGAACGTGGTGGTCGTGTCTGTGGCTGGAGCTTTTCGGAAGGGCAAGTCCTTCCTGCTGGATTTCATGCTGCGCTACATGTACAATCAG CACAGCGACACATGGATCGGAGGAGACCATGAGCCCCTGATTGGGTTCAAATGGAGGGGAGGCTCTGAGAGGGAGACCACAGGAATTCAGGTGTGGAGTGATGTGTTTGTGGTGGATAAGCCTGATGGCAACAAg GTCGCTGTACTCCTCGTTGACACTCAGGGAGCATTTGACAGCCAGTCCACCTTAAAGGACTCTGCTACTGTGTTCGCTCTCAGCACCATGACCAGCTCTGTCCAG GTGTACAACCTGTCCCATAACATCCAGGAAGACGATCTGCAGCATCTGCAG CTCTTCACTGAATACGGACGACTGGCAATGGAAGAAACTGAATCGAAACCTTTCCAG tcCTTAATGTTCTTGATTCGGGATTGGAGTTCTCCGTATGAATACGTTTATGGACTGAAAGGAGGACAGGCTTTTCTACAAAAAAGACTGCAG GTTAAAAACTGCCAACACGAGGAGCTGCAGAACGTCAGGAAGCACATCGACTCCTGCTTCAGCAAGAtcagctgctttctgctgcCTCATCCAGGCCTCAAGGTGGCCACCAACCCAAAGTTTGATGGGAGGCTAAAAG ACATCGAAGACGACTTCAAGACGCTGCTGGCTGAGCTGATGCCTGTGCTGCTGGCCCCAGATCAGCTGGTGGAGAAGCAGATTGGTGGATGCAAAATCACCTGCAGGGATCTGGTGGAGTACTTCAAG gcCTACATAAAGATTTACCAAGGTGACGAGCTTCCTCATCCAAAGTCCATGCTGCAG GCTACAGCAGAGGCCAATAATCTGACTGCTGTGGCTGGAGCCAAAGACTTGTACAGCAAGAGCATGGAGAAG GTTTGCGGAGGGGACCGGCCCTACATGGCCCCGGCCGACCTGGAGAGCTGCCACGAAGCTTTCTCCAAAGACTCTGTCAAGTTTTTCCGCTCCATAAAGAAAATGGGCGGCGAGGAGTTCTGCCAGCGCTACCAGGACCGCCTGGAGTCGGAGCTGAAGGAGGCCTACACCAACTTCTCCAAGCACAACGAGGGCAAAAACATCTTCTATGCAGCCCGCACGCCCGCCACGCTCTTCGTGGTCATGTTTTTCACCTACGTGTTGTCGGGGGTGACCGGCTTCATCGGCCTGAGCGTCATCGCGGCGCTGGCCAACATGGTCCTGGGCGTGgcgctgctgctcctctgcatCTGGGCGTACGTGAAGTATTCGGGAGAATTTCGGGAGGCGGGAATATTGATAGACCAGTTGGCCGAAGCGCTCTGGGAACAG AGGACAGTCAGAAAG GTGATTTCCAAACTCTTGGAGCCCGTCAGGAGCCACCTGGCGTGGCCCCTCTCTCTGCTCCCTTCCCTCCCATCAGGAGCCACGCTTGGACTCAAAGCTCTGGTTCCTCTCAACAACAACTACAAGAAGACCAACTAG
- the atl2 gene encoding atlastin-2 isoform X5, translating into MATASGPRNRNHFGCNSKRRLEDEGFKDMEDGPIIRRSQRPPPAQPKDQPDGFNIKTITPESYQTDSISPSQDEGIGEPAAEERPGPVQIVRASESKCIFELDAAALEKILLQDHVKDLNVVVVSVAGAFRKGKSFLLDFMLRYMYNQHSDTWIGGDHEPLIGFKWRGGSERETTGIQVWSDVFVVDKPDGNKVAVLLVDTQGAFDSQSTLKDSATVFALSTMTSSVQVYNLSHNIQEDDLQHLQLFTEYGRLAMEETESKPFQSLMFLIRDWSSPYEYVYGLKGGQAFLQKRLQVKNCQHEELQNVRKHIDSCFSKISCFLLPHPGLKVATNPKFDGRLKDIEDDFKTLLAELMPVLLAPDQLVEKQIGGCKITCRDLVEYFKAYIKIYQGDELPHPKSMLQATAEANNLTAVAGAKDLYSKSMEKVCGGDRPYMAPADLESCHEAFSKDSVKFFRSIKKMGGEEFCQRYQDRLESELKEAYTNFSKHNEGKNIFYAARTPATLFVVMFFTYVLSGVTGFIGLSVIAALANMVLGVALLLLCIWAYVKYSGEFREAGILIDQLAEALWEQVLKPLVENYMEDNVRQTVFNSIRASLTEQGSQPTRLKTD; encoded by the exons ATGGCGACGGCGAGCGGGCCGAGGAATAGAAATCACTTCGGTTGCAACTCCAAACGCCGACTCGAAGACGAAG GGTTTAAAGACATGGAAGATGGCCCGATCATTCGCCGCAGTCAGAGGCCTCCTCCAGCGCAGCCAAAAGACCAGCCGGACGGGTTTAACATCAAGACCATTACCCCAGAGTCCTATCAGACCGACAGCATCAGTCCTTCACAAGATGAAGGGATTGGGGAG CCTGCTGCGGAGGAAAGGCCGGGGCCCGTCCAGATCGTCCGAGCCAGCGAGAGCAAGTGCATCTTTGAGCTGGACGCTGCTGCGCTCGAGAAGATCCTGCTGCAGGACCATGTGAAGGACCTGAACGTGGTGGTCGTGTCTGTGGCTGGAGCTTTTCGGAAGGGCAAGTCCTTCCTGCTGGATTTCATGCTGCGCTACATGTACAATCAG CACAGCGACACATGGATCGGAGGAGACCATGAGCCCCTGATTGGGTTCAAATGGAGGGGAGGCTCTGAGAGGGAGACCACAGGAATTCAGGTGTGGAGTGATGTGTTTGTGGTGGATAAGCCTGATGGCAACAAg GTCGCTGTACTCCTCGTTGACACTCAGGGAGCATTTGACAGCCAGTCCACCTTAAAGGACTCTGCTACTGTGTTCGCTCTCAGCACCATGACCAGCTCTGTCCAG GTGTACAACCTGTCCCATAACATCCAGGAAGACGATCTGCAGCATCTGCAG CTCTTCACTGAATACGGACGACTGGCAATGGAAGAAACTGAATCGAAACCTTTCCAG tcCTTAATGTTCTTGATTCGGGATTGGAGTTCTCCGTATGAATACGTTTATGGACTGAAAGGAGGACAGGCTTTTCTACAAAAAAGACTGCAG GTTAAAAACTGCCAACACGAGGAGCTGCAGAACGTCAGGAAGCACATCGACTCCTGCTTCAGCAAGAtcagctgctttctgctgcCTCATCCAGGCCTCAAGGTGGCCACCAACCCAAAGTTTGATGGGAGGCTAAAAG ACATCGAAGACGACTTCAAGACGCTGCTGGCTGAGCTGATGCCTGTGCTGCTGGCCCCAGATCAGCTGGTGGAGAAGCAGATTGGTGGATGCAAAATCACCTGCAGGGATCTGGTGGAGTACTTCAAG gcCTACATAAAGATTTACCAAGGTGACGAGCTTCCTCATCCAAAGTCCATGCTGCAG GCTACAGCAGAGGCCAATAATCTGACTGCTGTGGCTGGAGCCAAAGACTTGTACAGCAAGAGCATGGAGAAG GTTTGCGGAGGGGACCGGCCCTACATGGCCCCGGCCGACCTGGAGAGCTGCCACGAAGCTTTCTCCAAAGACTCTGTCAAGTTTTTCCGCTCCATAAAGAAAATGGGCGGCGAGGAGTTCTGCCAGCGCTACCAGGACCGCCTGGAGTCGGAGCTGAAGGAGGCCTACACCAACTTCTCCAAGCACAACGAGGGCAAAAACATCTTCTATGCAGCCCGCACGCCCGCCACGCTCTTCGTGGTCATGTTTTTCACCTACGTGTTGTCGGGGGTGACCGGCTTCATCGGCCTGAGCGTCATCGCGGCGCTGGCCAACATGGTCCTGGGCGTGgcgctgctgctcctctgcatCTGGGCGTACGTGAAGTATTCGGGAGAATTTCGGGAGGCGGGAATATTGATAGACCAGTTGGCCGAAGCGCTCTGGGAACAG GTTTTGAAGCCACTTGTTGAAAATTACATGGAGGACAATGTCCGACAGACGGTCTTCAACTCCATCAGAGCCAGTTTGACAGAACAGGGCTCCCAGCCCACCAGGTTAAAGACTGACTGA
- the atl2 gene encoding atlastin-2 isoform X2, with translation MATASGPRNRNHFGCNSKRRLEDEGFKDMEDGPIIRRSQRPPPAQPKDQPDGFNIKTITPESYQTDSISPSQDEGIGEPAAEERPGPVQIVRASESKCIFELDAAALEKILLQDHVKDLNVVVVSVAGAFRKGKSFLLDFMLRYMYNQTPISSTHSDTWIGGDHEPLIGFKWRGGSERETTGIQVWSDVFVVDKPDGNKVAVLLVDTQGAFDSQSTLKDSATVFALSTMTSSVQVYNLSHNIQEDDLQHLQLFTEYGRLAMEETESKPFQSLMFLIRDWSSPYEYVYGLKGGQAFLQKRLQVKNCQHEELQNVRKHIDSCFSKISCFLLPHPGLKVATNPKFDGRLKDIEDDFKTLLAELMPVLLAPDQLVEKQIGGCKITCRDLVEYFKAYIKIYQGDELPHPKSMLQATAEANNLTAVAGAKDLYSKSMEKVCGGDRPYMAPADLESCHEAFSKDSVKFFRSIKKMGGEEFCQRYQDRLESELKEAYTNFSKHNEGKNIFYAARTPATLFVVMFFTYVLSGVTGFIGLSVIAALANMVLGVALLLLCIWAYVKYSGEFREAGILIDQLAEALWEQVISKLLEPVRSHLAWPLSLLPSLPSGATLGLKALVPLNNNYKKTN, from the exons ATGGCGACGGCGAGCGGGCCGAGGAATAGAAATCACTTCGGTTGCAACTCCAAACGCCGACTCGAAGACGAAG GGTTTAAAGACATGGAAGATGGCCCGATCATTCGCCGCAGTCAGAGGCCTCCTCCAGCGCAGCCAAAAGACCAGCCGGACGGGTTTAACATCAAGACCATTACCCCAGAGTCCTATCAGACCGACAGCATCAGTCCTTCACAAGATGAAGGGATTGGGGAG CCTGCTGCGGAGGAAAGGCCGGGGCCCGTCCAGATCGTCCGAGCCAGCGAGAGCAAGTGCATCTTTGAGCTGGACGCTGCTGCGCTCGAGAAGATCCTGCTGCAGGACCATGTGAAGGACCTGAACGTGGTGGTCGTGTCTGTGGCTGGAGCTTTTCGGAAGGGCAAGTCCTTCCTGCTGGATTTCATGCTGCGCTACATGTACAATCAG ACACCAATCTCATCCACG CACAGCGACACATGGATCGGAGGAGACCATGAGCCCCTGATTGGGTTCAAATGGAGGGGAGGCTCTGAGAGGGAGACCACAGGAATTCAGGTGTGGAGTGATGTGTTTGTGGTGGATAAGCCTGATGGCAACAAg GTCGCTGTACTCCTCGTTGACACTCAGGGAGCATTTGACAGCCAGTCCACCTTAAAGGACTCTGCTACTGTGTTCGCTCTCAGCACCATGACCAGCTCTGTCCAG GTGTACAACCTGTCCCATAACATCCAGGAAGACGATCTGCAGCATCTGCAG CTCTTCACTGAATACGGACGACTGGCAATGGAAGAAACTGAATCGAAACCTTTCCAG tcCTTAATGTTCTTGATTCGGGATTGGAGTTCTCCGTATGAATACGTTTATGGACTGAAAGGAGGACAGGCTTTTCTACAAAAAAGACTGCAG GTTAAAAACTGCCAACACGAGGAGCTGCAGAACGTCAGGAAGCACATCGACTCCTGCTTCAGCAAGAtcagctgctttctgctgcCTCATCCAGGCCTCAAGGTGGCCACCAACCCAAAGTTTGATGGGAGGCTAAAAG ACATCGAAGACGACTTCAAGACGCTGCTGGCTGAGCTGATGCCTGTGCTGCTGGCCCCAGATCAGCTGGTGGAGAAGCAGATTGGTGGATGCAAAATCACCTGCAGGGATCTGGTGGAGTACTTCAAG gcCTACATAAAGATTTACCAAGGTGACGAGCTTCCTCATCCAAAGTCCATGCTGCAG GCTACAGCAGAGGCCAATAATCTGACTGCTGTGGCTGGAGCCAAAGACTTGTACAGCAAGAGCATGGAGAAG GTTTGCGGAGGGGACCGGCCCTACATGGCCCCGGCCGACCTGGAGAGCTGCCACGAAGCTTTCTCCAAAGACTCTGTCAAGTTTTTCCGCTCCATAAAGAAAATGGGCGGCGAGGAGTTCTGCCAGCGCTACCAGGACCGCCTGGAGTCGGAGCTGAAGGAGGCCTACACCAACTTCTCCAAGCACAACGAGGGCAAAAACATCTTCTATGCAGCCCGCACGCCCGCCACGCTCTTCGTGGTCATGTTTTTCACCTACGTGTTGTCGGGGGTGACCGGCTTCATCGGCCTGAGCGTCATCGCGGCGCTGGCCAACATGGTCCTGGGCGTGgcgctgctgctcctctgcatCTGGGCGTACGTGAAGTATTCGGGAGAATTTCGGGAGGCGGGAATATTGATAGACCAGTTGGCCGAAGCGCTCTGGGAACAG GTGATTTCCAAACTCTTGGAGCCCGTCAGGAGCCACCTGGCGTGGCCCCTCTCTCTGCTCCCTTCCCTCCCATCAGGAGCCACGCTTGGACTCAAAGCTCTGGTTCCTCTCAACAACAACTACAAGAAGACCAACTAG
- the atl2 gene encoding atlastin-2 isoform X4: MATASGPRNRNHFGCNSKRRLEDEGFKDMEDGPIIRRSQRPPPAQPKDQPDGFNIKTITPESYQTDSISPSQDEGIGEPAAEERPGPVQIVRASESKCIFELDAAALEKILLQDHVKDLNVVVVSVAGAFRKGKSFLLDFMLRYMYNQTPISSTHSDTWIGGDHEPLIGFKWRGGSERETTGIQVWSDVFVVDKPDGNKVAVLLVDTQGAFDSQSTLKDSATVFALSTMTSSVQVYNLSHNIQEDDLQHLQLFTEYGRLAMEETESKPFQSLMFLIRDWSSPYEYVYGLKGGQAFLQKRLQVKNCQHEELQNVRKHIDSCFSKISCFLLPHPGLKVATNPKFDGRLKDIEDDFKTLLAELMPVLLAPDQLVEKQIGGCKITCRDLVEYFKAYIKIYQGDELPHPKSMLQATAEANNLTAVAGAKDLYSKSMEKVCGGDRPYMAPADLESCHEAFSKDSVKFFRSIKKMGGEEFCQRYQDRLESELKEAYTNFSKHNEGKNIFYAARTPATLFVVMFFTYVLSGVTGFIGLSVIAALANMVLGVALLLLCIWAYVKYSGEFREAGILIDQLAEALWEQVLKPLVENYMEDNVRQTVFNSIRASLTEQGSQPTRLKTD; the protein is encoded by the exons ATGGCGACGGCGAGCGGGCCGAGGAATAGAAATCACTTCGGTTGCAACTCCAAACGCCGACTCGAAGACGAAG GGTTTAAAGACATGGAAGATGGCCCGATCATTCGCCGCAGTCAGAGGCCTCCTCCAGCGCAGCCAAAAGACCAGCCGGACGGGTTTAACATCAAGACCATTACCCCAGAGTCCTATCAGACCGACAGCATCAGTCCTTCACAAGATGAAGGGATTGGGGAG CCTGCTGCGGAGGAAAGGCCGGGGCCCGTCCAGATCGTCCGAGCCAGCGAGAGCAAGTGCATCTTTGAGCTGGACGCTGCTGCGCTCGAGAAGATCCTGCTGCAGGACCATGTGAAGGACCTGAACGTGGTGGTCGTGTCTGTGGCTGGAGCTTTTCGGAAGGGCAAGTCCTTCCTGCTGGATTTCATGCTGCGCTACATGTACAATCAG ACACCAATCTCATCCACG CACAGCGACACATGGATCGGAGGAGACCATGAGCCCCTGATTGGGTTCAAATGGAGGGGAGGCTCTGAGAGGGAGACCACAGGAATTCAGGTGTGGAGTGATGTGTTTGTGGTGGATAAGCCTGATGGCAACAAg GTCGCTGTACTCCTCGTTGACACTCAGGGAGCATTTGACAGCCAGTCCACCTTAAAGGACTCTGCTACTGTGTTCGCTCTCAGCACCATGACCAGCTCTGTCCAG GTGTACAACCTGTCCCATAACATCCAGGAAGACGATCTGCAGCATCTGCAG CTCTTCACTGAATACGGACGACTGGCAATGGAAGAAACTGAATCGAAACCTTTCCAG tcCTTAATGTTCTTGATTCGGGATTGGAGTTCTCCGTATGAATACGTTTATGGACTGAAAGGAGGACAGGCTTTTCTACAAAAAAGACTGCAG GTTAAAAACTGCCAACACGAGGAGCTGCAGAACGTCAGGAAGCACATCGACTCCTGCTTCAGCAAGAtcagctgctttctgctgcCTCATCCAGGCCTCAAGGTGGCCACCAACCCAAAGTTTGATGGGAGGCTAAAAG ACATCGAAGACGACTTCAAGACGCTGCTGGCTGAGCTGATGCCTGTGCTGCTGGCCCCAGATCAGCTGGTGGAGAAGCAGATTGGTGGATGCAAAATCACCTGCAGGGATCTGGTGGAGTACTTCAAG gcCTACATAAAGATTTACCAAGGTGACGAGCTTCCTCATCCAAAGTCCATGCTGCAG GCTACAGCAGAGGCCAATAATCTGACTGCTGTGGCTGGAGCCAAAGACTTGTACAGCAAGAGCATGGAGAAG GTTTGCGGAGGGGACCGGCCCTACATGGCCCCGGCCGACCTGGAGAGCTGCCACGAAGCTTTCTCCAAAGACTCTGTCAAGTTTTTCCGCTCCATAAAGAAAATGGGCGGCGAGGAGTTCTGCCAGCGCTACCAGGACCGCCTGGAGTCGGAGCTGAAGGAGGCCTACACCAACTTCTCCAAGCACAACGAGGGCAAAAACATCTTCTATGCAGCCCGCACGCCCGCCACGCTCTTCGTGGTCATGTTTTTCACCTACGTGTTGTCGGGGGTGACCGGCTTCATCGGCCTGAGCGTCATCGCGGCGCTGGCCAACATGGTCCTGGGCGTGgcgctgctgctcctctgcatCTGGGCGTACGTGAAGTATTCGGGAGAATTTCGGGAGGCGGGAATATTGATAGACCAGTTGGCCGAAGCGCTCTGGGAACAG GTTTTGAAGCCACTTGTTGAAAATTACATGGAGGACAATGTCCGACAGACGGTCTTCAACTCCATCAGAGCCAGTTTGACAGAACAGGGCTCCCAGCCCACCAGGTTAAAGACTGACTGA
- the atl2 gene encoding atlastin-2 isoform X1: MATASGPRNRNHFGCNSKRRLEDEGFKDMEDGPIIRRSQRPPPAQPKDQPDGFNIKTITPESYQTDSISPSQDEGIGEPAAEERPGPVQIVRASESKCIFELDAAALEKILLQDHVKDLNVVVVSVAGAFRKGKSFLLDFMLRYMYNQTPISSTHSDTWIGGDHEPLIGFKWRGGSERETTGIQVWSDVFVVDKPDGNKVAVLLVDTQGAFDSQSTLKDSATVFALSTMTSSVQVYNLSHNIQEDDLQHLQLFTEYGRLAMEETESKPFQSLMFLIRDWSSPYEYVYGLKGGQAFLQKRLQVKNCQHEELQNVRKHIDSCFSKISCFLLPHPGLKVATNPKFDGRLKDIEDDFKTLLAELMPVLLAPDQLVEKQIGGCKITCRDLVEYFKAYIKIYQGDELPHPKSMLQATAEANNLTAVAGAKDLYSKSMEKVCGGDRPYMAPADLESCHEAFSKDSVKFFRSIKKMGGEEFCQRYQDRLESELKEAYTNFSKHNEGKNIFYAARTPATLFVVMFFTYVLSGVTGFIGLSVIAALANMVLGVALLLLCIWAYVKYSGEFREAGILIDQLAEALWEQRTVRKVISKLLEPVRSHLAWPLSLLPSLPSGATLGLKALVPLNNNYKKTN, encoded by the exons ATGGCGACGGCGAGCGGGCCGAGGAATAGAAATCACTTCGGTTGCAACTCCAAACGCCGACTCGAAGACGAAG GGTTTAAAGACATGGAAGATGGCCCGATCATTCGCCGCAGTCAGAGGCCTCCTCCAGCGCAGCCAAAAGACCAGCCGGACGGGTTTAACATCAAGACCATTACCCCAGAGTCCTATCAGACCGACAGCATCAGTCCTTCACAAGATGAAGGGATTGGGGAG CCTGCTGCGGAGGAAAGGCCGGGGCCCGTCCAGATCGTCCGAGCCAGCGAGAGCAAGTGCATCTTTGAGCTGGACGCTGCTGCGCTCGAGAAGATCCTGCTGCAGGACCATGTGAAGGACCTGAACGTGGTGGTCGTGTCTGTGGCTGGAGCTTTTCGGAAGGGCAAGTCCTTCCTGCTGGATTTCATGCTGCGCTACATGTACAATCAG ACACCAATCTCATCCACG CACAGCGACACATGGATCGGAGGAGACCATGAGCCCCTGATTGGGTTCAAATGGAGGGGAGGCTCTGAGAGGGAGACCACAGGAATTCAGGTGTGGAGTGATGTGTTTGTGGTGGATAAGCCTGATGGCAACAAg GTCGCTGTACTCCTCGTTGACACTCAGGGAGCATTTGACAGCCAGTCCACCTTAAAGGACTCTGCTACTGTGTTCGCTCTCAGCACCATGACCAGCTCTGTCCAG GTGTACAACCTGTCCCATAACATCCAGGAAGACGATCTGCAGCATCTGCAG CTCTTCACTGAATACGGACGACTGGCAATGGAAGAAACTGAATCGAAACCTTTCCAG tcCTTAATGTTCTTGATTCGGGATTGGAGTTCTCCGTATGAATACGTTTATGGACTGAAAGGAGGACAGGCTTTTCTACAAAAAAGACTGCAG GTTAAAAACTGCCAACACGAGGAGCTGCAGAACGTCAGGAAGCACATCGACTCCTGCTTCAGCAAGAtcagctgctttctgctgcCTCATCCAGGCCTCAAGGTGGCCACCAACCCAAAGTTTGATGGGAGGCTAAAAG ACATCGAAGACGACTTCAAGACGCTGCTGGCTGAGCTGATGCCTGTGCTGCTGGCCCCAGATCAGCTGGTGGAGAAGCAGATTGGTGGATGCAAAATCACCTGCAGGGATCTGGTGGAGTACTTCAAG gcCTACATAAAGATTTACCAAGGTGACGAGCTTCCTCATCCAAAGTCCATGCTGCAG GCTACAGCAGAGGCCAATAATCTGACTGCTGTGGCTGGAGCCAAAGACTTGTACAGCAAGAGCATGGAGAAG GTTTGCGGAGGGGACCGGCCCTACATGGCCCCGGCCGACCTGGAGAGCTGCCACGAAGCTTTCTCCAAAGACTCTGTCAAGTTTTTCCGCTCCATAAAGAAAATGGGCGGCGAGGAGTTCTGCCAGCGCTACCAGGACCGCCTGGAGTCGGAGCTGAAGGAGGCCTACACCAACTTCTCCAAGCACAACGAGGGCAAAAACATCTTCTATGCAGCCCGCACGCCCGCCACGCTCTTCGTGGTCATGTTTTTCACCTACGTGTTGTCGGGGGTGACCGGCTTCATCGGCCTGAGCGTCATCGCGGCGCTGGCCAACATGGTCCTGGGCGTGgcgctgctgctcctctgcatCTGGGCGTACGTGAAGTATTCGGGAGAATTTCGGGAGGCGGGAATATTGATAGACCAGTTGGCCGAAGCGCTCTGGGAACAG AGGACAGTCAGAAAG GTGATTTCCAAACTCTTGGAGCCCGTCAGGAGCCACCTGGCGTGGCCCCTCTCTCTGCTCCCTTCCCTCCCATCAGGAGCCACGCTTGGACTCAAAGCTCTGGTTCCTCTCAACAACAACTACAAGAAGACCAACTAG